GTAACACTACTACTATGGATTTTATCATTTAAGCAACACTACTACTATGGATTTTTGCACATTAATATCATGAATGCATTTTCAGGTGCATCAAAAGGTTAACAGATGGAAAGAAGCGATTCCTCTTCCTTTCATGCAAGTCACATCCTTGTGTTCAGATTTAGCCAAATTAATATCTAGTGATAGGAGGACATAAAataacaaaagggaaaaaaaaaatttgtaccccgagagagagagagagacagagacagagaaaagaaaagagaatggATGTATCTTTGAAAACGTGAATATTCCTGCATGGCTGGACTCCCacattgaaaaagaagaaaagatgtCTCGAATGCAGGTTGTCCAATCCAGGAAGCAAGCAAAGCCGTTTTAAGTCGAGAAAATTCAAAGCAAAGAAACAGACTCACGCGTAACGGGGAGGAAAAAGCAAGCTTAGAAGTCCAAACTGACCAGAAATACTAACGAAAttcaaccaagaaaaaaaaaaaaagttcccaCAAATACAAGCATCATACACTAGAAACAAGCAGCAGCCCATGATCATTATTATGTACGCAATATCAACTCTCTGTCATATATAGATATAggtatagatatatatatatatatatatatatttcaaagAGAGCAATTCTTCAACCTTGCATcgaaatttgaaataaaaaacaaaaacatcAAAAGCCCCTCGTTTTCTCTTCTTTGTCGATCCTCCTCTCCTATTTTCCTTGTGTAATTAGTAATTTTAATAAGCGCAATGCGTGTCAAATGTTCTTCTCTACTACAAACAGTAAAAATATTACTACTACAACTGTACCACGAGGAAATAGTACACAAAGTCAAGAAGAAGGTTGAttagagagagagtgtgtgagagagagagagagaatgtaTGGAATTTTCCTCTTGTTGTTTCATTTCAGGACCTTGGAGGTGGGAAGAATTGCGTACCAGCCATGTAAGAATTCAGTGGAGCTGGATACATTGACGGGTCAAGAAATGGCGAACCCGCAGctgctcctcctcctcctcctcctccaccactgACGGTTGTCGTACCGGTGGAGGTTGCAGTGGCAGCTGTACCAGTAATGAGATTAAGCTGTTGTACTCCCGTAGTGCTGCCGCTTCCGCCACCAGACGAACTCTCAGTAGTCATGTACTGACTCTCGAGGCCTTGATCATACAAAATTCCCTTGAAAACATGTCCTCCAATGTTTACAGCCGTCTGATACGCGTACTGATCCTCATTTTCATCAATGGAGCTCACTCGTACGCACCGAAAAACCGCCGAAGTGCTTACTTCTGCCGGAAAATGTCCCACTTCGAACCCTAAAGCCACACGAAACatcaccaaaaactgtaatAATAAGTTTTCCAGTACTGGTAAATATTTCATGTTACCACATGAATCCAAGCGCcaaataaatattttgtttaGAGGGGAGGGGGAGTGGGAGGGATGGAGGGAGGGACGCATTCCTTCCTTCCTTCACTGTAACCAACAAAAACAAggtgggagagagagagagagagaggaggaatAGCGTTTTCTTAGTCAATCTTTTGTCAGAGAGACCAAGAAACAGTAGTTGCAGTGTTTcggaaaggaaaaggaaaaggaaaagctgTGATGATGGATGGTTTTTCCTATGGAGAAGCAAGAGAAAGAGGAGCATGTGGGAGAAGTCGACTTCATCCATCACGCAATCGTTATGTCTTGttttattcttccttttttatGCAACTCAACACCAGAGAAGAACCAGTTAAGACAGTGAAATCTATGCACACCCAGAGATtacatttctctctctctctctctctctctctttgttgACACAAATTTCCCATATCAAGAATCTTTAGCAACTTGAAACTTTGCATCGAGCGGCATACGTATAAGTAGTTGTAGGAAGACATCACTACTAATTTTTACCTGAAGAATTGGAGGGTAAGCGAGTACAGACGAGTGAAGAAGAAGCTCGATTCTCTTTCTGCCTTTTGGAATTCTCCCCTCTATGGCTATGACCATGATGAAGTTGCAATTGTTGCTGCTGCTGGTTTTGGTTTTCTTGAGTTTGTTCTTGCTGCTGCAAAGAAGCAAGTTGCTGCTGCCTTTCCCTTCTTTTGGCAGCTGGAACCCAAGTGCTTTTGACATGGGTTGAGCACTGAAACCCGCGGCTCTTGCAACAAGTCCTACATCTCATGTGTGCACAATCTTTCTTAGCTTGGTTTCCGCAGTCCTGACAGCTAATTCCCCCACCACTACTCCTCATCATTACAAACGCCGATCTCGAAGGCTCATCCGAGGAGATGTTTAGGCCACCTCCTCCGCCGCGATGGCTGCTGCTGGGGCCAAAGTCTAATCCTCCTCCGGCTGATGGATAAAAATCTTGTAGAGACGGATTGTGGTGGCGAAAATGATGGTGTTCTGGTTGATTGTGCGGCTGGTGGTATTGGTGCTGCGGTTGGGGATGCCATATCTCGAAGCCCTTGTATTCATCACTTTTGTAGAGGAACCAATTCTCCGGGTTGATTTCGGTGGGCTGATGCTGTTGGTTGTTGGTGGTGGTATTGTTATGACTGCTGCTTTCTTGGTTGCTGCTGCTTCCTCCTCTACTACTTCCACCACCACCTAGCGAAAAAAAGCCAGCCATTTTGCCACCTTTATTCCTCTCGCAGACCTCAATCGTGGCTGACAATCCATAGCAGAAAGCCTATGGTGGCGTGATTAATGACCCCAGAATGATACGGGTACGCCTgaactttttctatttttgaaattttgtttaaaGTGGGGGTTTTGTTTGGGGTCAGAGAATGAATTTGCGTTTTTCTGAAATGAATGCTCTTTGACAATTATTGCTGCAACTCCCAAGTCGTCCTCTATGCAACAAAATGA
This sequence is a window from Coffea eugenioides isolate CCC68of chromosome 7, Ceug_1.0, whole genome shotgun sequence. Protein-coding genes within it:
- the LOC113778511 gene encoding protein SHI RELATED SEQUENCE 1-like; translation: MAGFFSLGGGGSSRGGSSSNQESSSHNNTTTNNQQHQPTEINPENWFLYKSDEYKGFEIWHPQPQHQYHQPHNQPEHHHFRHHNPSLQDFYPSAGGGLDFGPSSSHRGGGGGLNISSDEPSRSAFVMMRSSGGGISCQDCGNQAKKDCAHMRCRTCCKSRGFQCSTHVKSTWVPAAKRRERQQQLASLQQQEQTQENQNQQQQQLQLHHGHSHRGENSKRQKENRASSSLVCTRLPSNSSGFEVGHFPAEVSTSAVFRCVRVSSIDENEDQYAYQTAVNIGGHVFKGILYDQGLESQYMTTESSSGGGSGSTTGVQQLNLITGTAATATSTGTTTVSGGGGGGGGAAAGSPFLDPSMYPAPLNSYMAGTQFFPPPRS